A stretch of DNA from Natrinema halophilum:
CCCGTTCTAAGTGTCCGTCCTCGTCGAACGAGACGGCCCCCTCCGAAAAGTCGGGGACGCCTTTCGTTAGAACGATTGATCGCATGAATCTCTCCGTCGAAGAACCGAGGTTACATTTAACATGGCTGTGTTTCTCTAACGTAATTATCACTATTAAGAATACGGGTTAGAATCGCCGTCAGAAGCGGGGGATGCAGTGATCGCTACCCGCGAACCGCCCGGAACTTCGCGTCGATGCGAACGGCGTACGCGCTCGAACCATAACCACCACTGTCCGGTGCTTCGCGCTTGTGCCCTGTATGTGCGGTGTTTTATCACGTCAGTCACGACCGTCGTCATACGCGGATCGTGATCGTTTATCCGAGACGATGTGAGGTCGTCTCAGAACCCGAGTCCACACGCCTGCTCGAGCGGGCGCCACTCGCCGTCGGCTCGGGATGTCGACGAATACGCGACGCTCTCGTGCCCGTCGACGGCGAGGGCGACCCGGAACGTCCGCTATTCGACGTCCCGGTCGGTCGTTCCCATCGTGATTTCGCCGTCGGCTCGGATCGTACCGTCGATCTCGGCGTCGGGACCGAGCTCGAGGTTCTCACAGGAGACGTCACCCAGAATACGAGCATCGCGTTCGATAGTGACGTCACCGTCTCGAGTCGTCAGATCGCCGTGAATGCGGCTCCCGTCGCCAACGGTGACGTCATCTCGAGCGCGAAGACTGCCGAAAATATTGCAGTCGGGTCCGACGTCTATCGTCTCGGCGCGAACGTTACCGTGGAGACGACAATCGGACCCGATCGTCGCGGGCGTCGAGACGCGCCAGGCGTCGTCGCCGACGGTTGCGTTGCGAGGGATGATGAGCGGTTCTGTATCGGGTTCGTCGTCGTCCTCGTCGACGAGTTTGGAGATGAGTTGCTGGGCGGCGTCTTCCTCACCGATCAGGAGGAGGTGTTTGAGGTAAACGAACAGGAAAACGATAGTCGGCATCGGATTCCGGATGACGATCCAGCCGTTGGCTTCGAACCCGTTTTCGATCTCGACGTCGTCGCCGATATCGAGGTCACCAGCGACTTTGAGCTCGCCGCCGATGTGGACGCGCTCGCCGATGTATGCATCCTGACCGACCAGCACGTTGTCGGTGACGTCACACCACATGTCGAGTCTGCAATCGCCGTCAGCCTCGATAGCGCCGCCGAATTCGGCTGCTTCGCCGGCTAAGACGTTCCGGCCGCGCACGCCGAATTCCACGGTCGAGCGACCACCCACGAGGACGTCACCGTCGGTCACGAGGTCACGTTCCTGGGCTTCAGTTCCGTCGGGGACGACGAGTTTGTCGAGCGGGTCCCTGCTGATCGCCACACTCGCATCAAAAGGGAGCACCGCCTAATAAACCCCGCGCGTTGTCAGTCGTTCGTCTGACGCACGTCCGCCTCCGTCGCCGGCCGAGGGGACCTCGGCCTCGACGAAAGACACCCTCCTTTTACACGTCCGCTGTGTACGTGCGATCATGACCACGCTTGCGTTCGACGACGACGGCGTCGACGTCGTCTACGAAGGCACCGAGTTCCGCCTCGAGCAGGCACTCATCGAGGAGGCCACCCAGAAGTCCTACTACGACGTGACT
This window harbors:
- a CDS encoding polymer-forming cytoskeletal protein, whose protein sequence is MAISRDPLDKLVVPDGTEAQERDLVTDGDVLVGGRSTVEFGVRGRNVLAGEAAEFGGAIEADGDCRLDMWCDVTDNVLVGQDAYIGERVHIGGELKVAGDLDIGDDVEIENGFEANGWIVIRNPMPTIVFLFVYLKHLLLIGEEDAAQQLISKLVDEDDDEPDTEPLIIPRNATVGDDAWRVSTPATIGSDCRLHGNVRAETIDVGPDCNIFGSLRARDDVTVGDGSRIHGDLTTRDGDVTIERDARILGDVSCENLELGPDAEIDGTIRADGEITMGTTDRDVE
- a CDS encoding DUF5800 family protein, translating into MTTLAFDDDGVDVVYEGTEFRLEQALIEEATQKSYYDVTDHEVLKIVAEQPNLQGEPRRIGDILD